One part of the Alistipes onderdonkii genome encodes these proteins:
- a CDS encoding hemolysin family protein: MEFLIILLLIILNGFFAMSEIAMISARRSNLEMQARQAQKLIEDPDKFLSTIQIGITLIGILTGIYSGDALATKFGRELAALGISLRTATVVAQITIVIVVTYLTLIFGELVPKRIGMNSAEKIAKLAARPMRLLSLLASPFVWLLSRSTAGVTRLLGLRKSDSKVTEEEIRSIIQEGAEDGEVQEVEQKIMGRVFSLGDRTVESIMTFRSELVWIDTAMTPEQIRERVNREPHNRYPVGEGSLDKLAGVVYLKDLFRHIDEPGFDIRNHLSPAKFFHEGFEVYSALEQLRSEQLGYGIVCDEFGVTRGIVTLKDIFEALVGEIPDSYEEPDIVRREDGSVLIDGQCPFYDFLAFFGEENAIPRNAYNTISGLVLDQLKHIPATGEKLRWNSFDLEIVDMDGVRIDKILVTHDQAGES, translated from the coding sequence ATGGAGTTCCTCATCATTCTATTATTAATCATCCTGAACGGCTTCTTCGCCATGTCGGAGATCGCCATGATCTCCGCGCGCCGCTCCAATCTGGAGATGCAGGCGCGGCAGGCGCAGAAGCTTATTGAAGACCCGGACAAATTCCTTTCGACCATCCAGATCGGCATCACGCTGATAGGCATCCTCACGGGTATCTACTCGGGCGATGCGCTGGCCACGAAATTCGGCCGGGAGCTCGCCGCACTCGGCATTTCCCTGCGCACGGCCACGGTCGTGGCGCAGATCACGATCGTCATCGTCGTAACCTACCTGACCCTCATATTCGGGGAGCTCGTGCCCAAACGCATCGGCATGAACTCGGCGGAAAAGATCGCCAAGCTGGCAGCACGGCCCATGCGCCTGCTCTCGCTGCTGGCCTCGCCGTTCGTATGGCTCCTGTCGCGCAGCACCGCAGGCGTGACCCGCCTGCTGGGGCTCCGCAAATCGGATTCGAAGGTCACCGAGGAGGAGATACGCTCCATCATCCAGGAAGGTGCGGAGGACGGCGAAGTGCAGGAGGTAGAGCAGAAGATCATGGGCCGCGTATTTTCGCTGGGCGACAGGACGGTCGAGTCGATCATGACCTTCCGCAGCGAACTGGTATGGATCGACACCGCGATGACGCCGGAACAGATCCGCGAACGGGTCAACCGGGAGCCCCACAACCGCTATCCCGTCGGCGAAGGGAGCCTCGACAAGCTCGCAGGCGTCGTCTACCTGAAAGACCTGTTCCGGCATATCGACGAACCCGGATTCGACATCCGCAACCACCTTTCTCCCGCCAAGTTCTTCCACGAGGGATTCGAGGTATACAGCGCGCTGGAGCAGCTCCGCAGCGAGCAGCTCGGCTACGGCATCGTGTGCGACGAGTTCGGCGTAACGCGCGGCATCGTCACCCTGAAGGACATCTTCGAGGCGCTGGTCGGCGAGATCCCCGACAGCTACGAGGAACCCGACATCGTACGGCGCGAGGACGGCAGTGTACTCATCGACGGGCAGTGTCCGTTTTACGATTTCCTGGCCTTTTTCGGCGAGGAGAACGCCATTCCCCGCAATGCCTACAATACGATCAGCGGACTGGTTCTCGACCAGCTGAAACACATTCCCGCCACGGGGGAGAAGCTCCGCTGGAACAGTTTCGACCTCGAGATCGTCGACATGGACGGCGTCCGCATCGACAAAATACTCGTAACACACGACCAAGCGGGCGAATCATGA
- a CDS encoding methylglyoxal synthase → MAKMTKVLALVAHDNMKRDLAEWVDWNSRNLSRHHLVCTGTTGKMVEKTLRDHREEDESADGIRELPDLKITLLKSGPLGGDQQLGSLIADGKINALIFFWDPMSAQPHDVDVKALLRLATLYNVPTAINRSSADFLISSPLFEDEDYEPVVKDYKAYVERVLK, encoded by the coding sequence ATGGCTAAAATGACGAAAGTGCTGGCACTGGTTGCCCACGACAATATGAAACGCGACCTGGCCGAATGGGTCGACTGGAACAGCAGGAACCTGAGCCGCCATCATCTCGTTTGTACGGGTACGACCGGCAAGATGGTCGAAAAGACACTGCGGGATCACCGCGAGGAAGACGAATCCGCGGATGGGATCCGGGAATTGCCCGACCTGAAAATCACGCTGCTCAAATCCGGCCCGCTGGGCGGTGACCAGCAGTTGGGGTCGCTGATCGCCGACGGCAAGATCAACGCCCTGATCTTCTTCTGGGATCCCATGTCGGCGCAGCCGCACGACGTCGACGTCAAGGCGTTGTTACGCCTGGCGACGCTCTACAATGTCCCGACGGCGATCAACCGTTCGTCGGCCGATTTCCTGATCTCGTCGCCGCTCTTCGAGGACGAGGATTACGAGCCCGTCGTAAAGGATTACAAAGCCTATGTCGAGCGTGTGCTGAAGTAA
- the serB gene encoding phosphoserine phosphatase SerB has translation MQNNVEIIQINISGEDKPGMTSSLTEILARYDAFILDIGQANIHQSLTLGILFKTTSDKSGNIMKELLFKASELGVMIRFTPISEQNYDNWVGRQGKNRYIITLLGRTVTARHIAEVTRVVAQHGLNIDAIKRLTGRIPLSEDDRAAKSCIELSVRGSLTDEERSTMQEGFMNLSEIGLDVSFQKDDIYRRSRRLICFDMDSTLIETEVIDELAERAGVGDAVREITARAMRGEIDFRESFTERVALLKGLDVSVMEEIARNLPITEGLERMMTILKRVGYKTAILSGGFTYFGNYLRQKYGFDYVYANELEIEQGKLTGRYVGEVVDGRRKAELLRLLCQFEEINIAQSVAVGDGANDLPMLNLAGLGIAFHAKPKVKATARQSISTIGLDGILYFLGLKDSRIEQ, from the coding sequence ATGCAAAACAACGTCGAAATCATCCAGATAAACATCTCCGGCGAGGACAAGCCGGGCATGACCTCTTCGCTCACCGAAATACTCGCGCGCTACGACGCCTTCATCCTCGACATAGGCCAGGCCAACATCCACCAGTCGCTGACGCTGGGCATCCTGTTCAAGACCACGTCGGACAAGTCGGGCAACATCATGAAGGAGCTGTTGTTCAAGGCATCGGAGCTGGGCGTGATGATCCGTTTCACCCCCATTTCGGAACAGAACTACGACAACTGGGTCGGCCGGCAGGGCAAGAACCGCTACATCATCACCCTCCTGGGTCGTACGGTCACGGCACGCCATATCGCCGAAGTGACGCGCGTGGTGGCACAGCACGGGCTGAATATCGACGCCATAAAGCGCCTGACGGGCCGCATCCCGCTCAGCGAGGACGACCGTGCGGCCAAATCGTGCATCGAACTTTCGGTGCGCGGGTCGCTCACCGACGAGGAGCGCAGCACGATGCAGGAGGGGTTCATGAACCTGTCGGAAATCGGCCTCGACGTCTCGTTCCAGAAAGACGACATCTACCGCCGCAGCCGCCGCCTGATCTGCTTCGACATGGATTCGACGCTGATCGAGACCGAGGTGATCGACGAACTGGCCGAGCGCGCCGGCGTAGGCGATGCGGTGCGCGAGATCACGGCACGCGCCATGCGGGGCGAGATCGACTTCCGCGAAAGTTTTACCGAGCGCGTGGCCCTGCTCAAGGGGCTCGACGTCTCGGTCATGGAGGAGATAGCCCGTAACCTGCCCATCACCGAAGGGCTGGAGCGCATGATGACGATCCTCAAGCGCGTGGGCTATAAAACGGCGATCCTCTCGGGCGGGTTCACCTATTTCGGCAACTACCTGCGCCAGAAATACGGATTCGACTACGTATATGCCAACGAGCTGGAGATCGAGCAGGGCAAGCTCACGGGGCGCTATGTCGGCGAGGTGGTCGACGGGCGCCGCAAGGCCGAGCTGCTGCGCCTGCTGTGCCAGTTCGAGGAGATCAACATCGCCCAGTCGGTGGCGGTCGGCGACGGCGCCAACGACCTGCCGATGCTCAACCTCGCGGGCCTGGGCATCGCATTCCATGCAAAACCCAAGGTGAAGGCCACGGCCCGCCAGTCCATTTCGACCATCGGCCTGGACGGCATCCTCTATTTCCTCGGCCTGAAGGATTCACGCATCGAACAATAA
- the dusB gene encoding tRNA dihydrouridine synthase DusB — MKIADIELGEKPLLLAPMEDVTDPSFRYMCKRFGADVVYTEFISSDGLIRDAAKSLKKLEIDDAERPVGIQLYGHLVEPMVEAARMAEAAGPDIIDINFGCPVKKIAGRGAGSGMMRDVPLMVEMTRRIVEAVGKPVTVKTRLGWDDESKNIEEIALRLQDVGIAALTIHGRTRAQMYRGEADWTLIGKVKNNPQIQIPIIGNGDVDSGPKAAEMFDRYGVDGVMIGRATYGRPWIFREVKHYLATGEVLPQPSVCERVEIAKEHLRKSLEIKGEYVGILEMRRHLSNYFKGLPDFKPTRLKLVTLLDIPELFATLDSIAERWGDFDVSGTVPAPLSHDL, encoded by the coding sequence ATGAAAATTGCCGACATAGAACTCGGGGAAAAACCCCTGCTGCTGGCGCCGATGGAGGACGTGACCGACCCGTCGTTCCGCTACATGTGCAAGCGTTTCGGCGCCGACGTGGTCTACACGGAATTCATCTCCTCCGACGGGCTGATACGCGACGCGGCCAAGTCGCTCAAAAAGCTCGAAATCGACGACGCGGAGCGTCCGGTGGGCATCCAGCTCTACGGACATCTGGTCGAACCGATGGTCGAGGCGGCGCGCATGGCCGAAGCGGCCGGCCCGGACATCATCGACATCAACTTCGGCTGCCCCGTGAAGAAGATCGCGGGGCGGGGCGCCGGGTCGGGCATGATGCGCGACGTGCCGCTGATGGTCGAAATGACGCGGCGGATCGTGGAGGCGGTCGGAAAACCCGTGACCGTGAAAACCCGCCTGGGCTGGGACGACGAGTCGAAGAACATCGAGGAGATAGCCCTGCGCCTGCAGGACGTCGGCATCGCGGCGCTCACGATACACGGCCGCACACGGGCCCAGATGTACCGCGGCGAAGCCGACTGGACGCTGATCGGCAAGGTGAAGAACAATCCGCAGATACAAATCCCGATCATCGGCAACGGCGATGTGGATTCGGGGCCGAAAGCGGCCGAAATGTTCGACCGCTACGGCGTGGACGGCGTGATGATCGGCCGCGCGACCTACGGGCGCCCGTGGATATTCCGCGAGGTGAAACACTACCTTGCCACGGGCGAAGTGCTGCCCCAGCCATCGGTCTGCGAGCGGGTGGAGATCGCCAAGGAGCACCTGCGAAAATCGTTGGAAATCAAAGGTGAATACGTGGGCATCCTCGAAATGCGCCGCCACCTGTCCAACTATTTCAAGGGGCTGCCCGATTTCAAGCCTACGCGCCTGAAGCTGGTCACGCTGCTCGACATCCCCGAACTGTTCGCCACGCTCGACTCGATCGCCGAGCGCTGGGGCGATTTCGACGTGAGCGGCACAGTGCCCGCACCGCTGTCGCACGACCTGTAA
- a CDS encoding prohibitin family protein yields MQMDLLDNPKIKQIKPRYLLLALIPAVLLLIAFISCTTIDSGSVGIRFKKWSSDASQYGGVLGTCKGWVWYNPITQKIFEYPIYVQRKTYEPFRVNAKDASEFTMDPTIAYRLDPDKATAVFTKYRKTLGEIEDGYIRTCIYEAYRTCANQYTSDYLMSHRGEFESEVRKRLEVSLSSEGFLVEEFTSQITPPQSLAEAINAKNEAVQNALKAENKVKEAEANAKIEIAKAQGEAQALRIKGDGEAYYNRVVAQSLSPLLVQQDAIDKWDGKLPTYSGGGALPFINIGK; encoded by the coding sequence ATGCAAATGGATCTCCTCGACAATCCCAAAATCAAGCAGATAAAACCCCGCTATCTGCTGCTCGCACTCATCCCCGCAGTGCTGTTGTTAATCGCATTCATAAGCTGCACGACGATCGACAGCGGTTCGGTCGGCATCCGCTTCAAGAAATGGTCGTCGGACGCCAGCCAATACGGAGGCGTTCTCGGAACGTGCAAAGGCTGGGTGTGGTACAACCCCATCACGCAAAAGATCTTCGAATACCCGATCTACGTCCAGCGCAAAACCTACGAACCGTTCCGCGTCAACGCCAAGGACGCCTCGGAATTCACGATGGATCCGACGATCGCCTACCGGCTCGACCCGGACAAGGCCACGGCCGTATTCACCAAATACCGCAAGACCCTCGGGGAGATCGAAGACGGTTACATCCGCACCTGCATCTACGAGGCATACCGTACGTGTGCCAACCAGTATACGTCGGACTACCTGATGTCGCACCGCGGGGAATTCGAATCGGAGGTGCGCAAACGCCTGGAGGTGAGCCTCTCGTCGGAAGGATTCCTGGTGGAGGAATTCACGTCGCAGATCACCCCTCCGCAATCGCTCGCCGAAGCCATCAACGCCAAGAACGAGGCCGTACAGAATGCGCTGAAGGCGGAAAACAAGGTCAAGGAGGCCGAGGCGAACGCCAAGATCGAAATCGCCAAGGCACAAGGCGAGGCACAGGCACTGCGCATCAAAGGCGACGGCGAAGCCTATTACAACCGCGTCGTGGCACAATCGCTGAGCCCGCTGCTCGTGCAGCAGGACGCCATCGACAAATGGGACGGCAAACTCCCGACATACAGCGGCGGCGGCGCATTACCGTTCATCAACATCGGGAAATGA
- the argS gene encoding arginine--tRNA ligase translates to MNIENFISDAVRRSVEALYGTLDGEQLQIQKTRKEFEGDYTLVTFPLLRRSRKSPEATATEIGGYMTANVPEIKSFNVIKGFLNLVLDGAFWAARFDEVAADADFGQAPATGRTVMIEYSSPNTNKPLHLGHIRNNLLGYSVAQILKANGHNVIKANLVNDRGIHICKSMLAWKLYGNGETPATSGMKGDHLVGKYYVEFDKHYKAQIKELMAQGQSEEEAKKNAPVMLEAQEMLRRWEARDPEVYSLWETMNGWVYEGFDVTYKALGVDFDKVYYESQTYLLGKSLVEEGLRKGVFYRRPDNSVWIDLTADGLDEKLLLRGDGTSVYMTQDLGTAYRRFEDNKLDDMIYVVGNEQNYHFQVLKLVLKKLGYADWSDHITHLSYGMVELPEGKMKSREGTVVDADDLIAGMVATAREMSAELGKLDGCSEEEANAVSTMVGLGALKYFILKVDPRKTMLFDPRESIDFNGNTGPFIQYTHARICSILRKATEAGIDFSAAVQADYLPEEIDLVKTLTEYPSVVAAAGENFAPSVIGAYVYELAKQFNGYYHDHSILREEDAATRTMRLRLAGQVARVIRRGMNLLGIDVPERM, encoded by the coding sequence ATGAATATTGAGAACTTTATTTCGGATGCCGTCCGCCGCTCGGTGGAGGCGCTTTACGGTACGCTCGACGGCGAACAGTTGCAGATTCAGAAGACCCGCAAGGAATTCGAGGGCGATTATACGCTCGTGACCTTCCCGCTGCTGCGACGAAGCCGCAAGTCGCCCGAAGCCACTGCGACCGAGATCGGCGGTTATATGACGGCCAACGTCCCCGAAATCAAGTCTTTCAATGTCATCAAGGGTTTCCTGAACCTCGTGCTCGACGGCGCTTTCTGGGCGGCGCGTTTTGACGAGGTCGCTGCCGATGCCGATTTCGGGCAGGCCCCGGCCACCGGGCGCACGGTCATGATCGAATATTCGTCGCCCAATACCAACAAACCCCTGCACCTGGGGCATATCCGCAACAACCTGCTGGGCTACTCCGTGGCGCAAATACTCAAGGCCAACGGCCATAACGTCATCAAGGCCAACCTGGTGAACGACCGCGGCATCCATATCTGCAAGTCGATGCTGGCGTGGAAACTCTACGGCAACGGCGAAACGCCCGCCACGTCGGGCATGAAGGGCGACCACCTCGTAGGCAAATACTACGTCGAATTCGACAAGCACTACAAAGCGCAAATCAAGGAGCTCATGGCACAGGGGCAGAGCGAGGAGGAGGCGAAAAAGAACGCCCCCGTGATGCTCGAGGCGCAGGAGATGCTGCGCAGGTGGGAGGCCCGCGATCCCGAGGTCTACTCGCTTTGGGAAACCATGAACGGCTGGGTGTACGAGGGCTTCGACGTGACCTACAAGGCGCTGGGCGTCGATTTCGACAAGGTTTACTACGAATCGCAGACCTACCTGCTGGGCAAGAGCCTCGTCGAGGAGGGGCTCCGCAAGGGTGTTTTCTACCGCCGTCCCGACAATTCGGTCTGGATCGACCTCACGGCCGACGGGCTGGACGAGAAACTGCTGCTGCGCGGCGACGGGACTTCGGTCTACATGACGCAGGATCTGGGTACGGCCTACCGCCGCTTCGAGGATAACAAACTCGACGACATGATCTATGTCGTGGGCAACGAACAGAACTACCACTTCCAGGTGCTCAAGCTGGTGCTCAAGAAACTGGGGTATGCCGACTGGAGCGACCATATCACGCACCTCTCCTACGGCATGGTGGAACTGCCCGAGGGCAAGATGAAGTCGCGCGAGGGCACGGTGGTCGACGCCGACGACCTGATCGCCGGCATGGTCGCTACCGCACGCGAGATGTCCGCCGAGCTGGGCAAGCTGGACGGCTGCTCCGAAGAAGAAGCCAATGCCGTGTCGACGATGGTCGGGCTGGGGGCGCTCAAGTATTTCATCCTCAAGGTCGACCCCAGGAAGACCATGCTTTTCGACCCGCGCGAATCCATCGACTTCAACGGCAATACGGGGCCGTTCATCCAATATACCCATGCGCGTATTTGCTCGATCCTGCGCAAGGCTACCGAAGCCGGGATCGACTTTTCCGCCGCCGTGCAGGCCGATTACCTGCCCGAGGAGATCGATCTGGTGAAGACGCTCACGGAATATCCGTCGGTCGTGGCCGCCGCGGGCGAAAATTTCGCCCCCTCGGTCATCGGCGCCTATGTCTACGAGCTGGCCAAGCAGTTCAACGGATACTACCATGATCATTCGATCCTCCGGGAAGAGGATGCAGCGACCCGCACGATGCGTCTCCGGCTGGCCGGGCAGGTGGCGCGTGTCATCCGCCGCGGCATGAACCTGCTCGGCATCGACGTCCCGGAGCGGATGTAA
- a CDS encoding fimbrillin family protein, translating to MKINKLSYLLLGAALCGCTTDTTEESGAKQTDADFIVRATVGDDGQTRADMTEDGLRFSFSAEDADRIGLYLNYPANDWTDQNLCFEAVNSQTKGWVDFKQVSSSTFAIQEGLNVYAYYPYEENEAQVSGTTDGTADSRAAVSSNWAGTRNLEVPAEQQQVAGDDFSNLAKYYALAAVPTTVVNDTDNTPTVKLSFSGIFALLRIRLVNDTDNDVTIGRVDFEAARNQPLTGLYTADLTANPQFGNTDYKTTAVAGRTDNKVSVTLAVPATIAAGGDTYIYAVVHPLQISYCVITAWTTDGYKFVERKTFNDNTTVSLQRDIRRTFRCTMSDSNKLPVDAPSQDAEGYYEIDSYEDMLWVSENATDAAKKYKMTKHIDMTGKIYTPIGFGTNYTEGAKAQEFAGEFDGGGHTISNVTVNPSYHTCVGIFGATKSGAVIKNLKVANLTYESDLPSEKAGQRKWIGGLIGYALPGTTVSDVALTNISLTANGSKESASTSYRIGGVIGLMELGSAEVSLYKNITADGVTLTGGYALGGFAGTMQQNARIEECSVKNVTIRHKNQILYGETSYPATGGYVYASSYFAGDVNQGTIDITCSGELVSGTNSREDLDGLGSMYESTWDIQPYVGELCISTLTLNGEALSRKVEVATPEELAATLASRGGEIAVTADLDLTAAQAVQVNYPTVLTLGQGTKITVSSNKLNNYSDLTVSGPGSITGDYGLIRNYAGANLTIDGGATLETTNNQQGSGILNNGGKVVLGDCTVNAAFYAVANQGGGSLIVNNGKFSSTAHNGNGQWAYCIRTLGEGTETVINYAEVSGVQGAVTVDSGGKVTINDGIFSTYDLSGTGNNFHGLAVLADGHAVVNGGKFYSEGHDYCVRLGDDGAAAASDPSTVELKGGYFGDMGLDKINGGTTITPAAGYKFEQLAEPIVEQSTTVPGKTNTYKYRIVAQ from the coding sequence ATGAAAATTAACAAATTATCGTATTTATTGCTTGGGGCAGCCCTGTGCGGCTGTACGACGGACACGACAGAAGAGTCGGGAGCGAAGCAAACCGATGCGGACTTCATCGTACGCGCCACCGTCGGGGACGACGGACAGACCAGGGCCGATATGACGGAGGACGGGCTGAGGTTCTCGTTCAGCGCCGAGGATGCCGACCGGATCGGCCTGTACCTGAACTATCCGGCCAACGACTGGACGGATCAGAACCTCTGTTTCGAAGCCGTGAACTCGCAGACAAAAGGCTGGGTGGATTTCAAGCAGGTGTCTTCCTCGACATTTGCCATCCAGGAAGGGCTGAATGTTTACGCCTACTACCCGTACGAAGAAAACGAAGCCCAGGTATCGGGGACGACGGACGGCACGGCCGATTCGCGCGCGGCCGTGTCGAGCAACTGGGCGGGTACGCGCAACCTCGAAGTCCCGGCCGAACAGCAGCAGGTTGCCGGCGACGACTTTTCGAACCTGGCAAAATACTATGCACTGGCGGCCGTGCCCACCACGGTGGTCAACGATACGGACAATACTCCCACGGTAAAACTGAGTTTCTCGGGGATATTCGCGCTGCTCCGCATCCGGCTGGTGAACGATACGGACAACGACGTAACGATCGGCCGGGTCGATTTCGAGGCAGCCCGGAACCAGCCCCTGACGGGGCTCTATACGGCAGACCTGACGGCGAACCCCCAATTCGGGAATACGGACTACAAGACCACGGCCGTAGCGGGCAGAACGGACAACAAGGTATCGGTGACGCTCGCCGTCCCGGCGACCATCGCGGCCGGAGGAGACACCTATATTTACGCCGTAGTACATCCGCTGCAGATCAGCTACTGCGTGATTACGGCATGGACGACCGACGGCTACAAGTTCGTGGAGCGCAAGACCTTCAACGACAATACCACGGTATCGTTGCAGCGCGACATCCGCAGGACGTTCAGATGCACGATGTCGGACAGCAACAAGCTCCCGGTGGACGCCCCGTCCCAGGATGCAGAGGGGTATTACGAGATCGACTCCTACGAGGACATGCTGTGGGTTTCGGAGAATGCCACCGACGCTGCGAAGAAATATAAAATGACGAAGCACATTGACATGACGGGCAAAATTTACACCCCGATCGGATTCGGCACCAATTACACCGAAGGCGCCAAGGCACAGGAGTTCGCAGGCGAATTCGACGGCGGAGGCCATACGATCAGCAACGTCACGGTCAATCCGTCGTACCACACCTGCGTGGGAATTTTCGGGGCTACGAAATCGGGCGCCGTGATCAAAAACCTGAAGGTCGCCAACCTCACCTACGAGAGCGACCTGCCGTCGGAGAAGGCAGGCCAGCGGAAATGGATCGGCGGACTGATCGGGTATGCCCTTCCCGGAACGACGGTTTCGGACGTGGCACTCACGAACATCAGTCTGACAGCAAACGGGAGCAAAGAAAGTGCCTCCACCTCCTACCGCATTGGCGGCGTGATAGGCCTGATGGAACTGGGATCGGCGGAGGTTTCACTCTACAAGAACATCACGGCCGACGGCGTGACGCTGACGGGCGGCTACGCACTGGGCGGTTTCGCGGGGACGATGCAGCAAAACGCCCGTATCGAGGAGTGCTCGGTGAAGAACGTCACCATCCGGCATAAGAACCAGATACTGTACGGGGAGACGAGCTATCCGGCTACCGGAGGGTATGTTTATGCCTCTTCGTATTTCGCGGGCGACGTGAACCAGGGAACGATCGACATCACCTGCTCCGGGGAGCTGGTCAGCGGGACGAATTCGCGCGAAGACCTCGACGGGCTCGGGTCGATGTACGAGTCGACGTGGGACATACAGCCCTATGTCGGCGAATTGTGCATCAGTACGCTGACCCTGAACGGCGAGGCGCTGAGCCGCAAGGTGGAGGTCGCAACACCGGAGGAACTGGCCGCAACGCTGGCATCGCGCGGCGGCGAGATCGCCGTGACCGCCGACCTCGACCTGACGGCCGCGCAAGCAGTGCAGGTCAACTACCCCACCGTGCTTACGCTCGGCCAAGGGACGAAGATAACGGTCTCGTCCAACAAGCTGAACAACTACTCGGATCTCACGGTTTCGGGCCCCGGCTCCATTACGGGCGATTACGGCCTGATCCGGAATTACGCAGGGGCCAACCTGACCATCGACGGGGGCGCGACGCTCGAAACGACCAATAACCAGCAGGGGTCGGGCATCCTGAACAACGGCGGCAAGGTCGTACTCGGGGACTGCACCGTCAACGCGGCTTTTTACGCCGTTGCCAACCAGGGCGGCGGCTCGCTGATTGTCAATAACGGGAAGTTCTCCTCGACGGCACACAACGGAAACGGCCAGTGGGCATATTGCATCCGCACGTTGGGCGAAGGGACGGAAACCGTCATCAACTACGCCGAGGTATCGGGCGTACAAGGAGCCGTGACGGTCGACTCGGGCGGCAAGGTGACGATCAACGACGGTATTTTCTCGACCTACGACCTGTCAGGCACGGGCAACAATTTCCACGGGCTGGCCGTACTGGCCGACGGACATGCGGTCGTGAACGGCGGTAAATTTTACAGCGAAGGGCACGACTACTGCGTACGCCTGGGCGACGACGGTGCGGCAGCGGCTTCCGACCCGAGCACGGTCGAGCTGAAAGGCGGCTATTTCGGCGACATGGGGCTCGACAAGATCAACGGCGGCACGACGATCACCCCGGCAGCAGGTTACAAATTCGAACAACTGGCTGAACCGATTGTCGAGCAGTCCACGACCGTCCCCGGAAAAACCAACACCTACAAATACCGGATCGTGGCCCAATGA
- a CDS encoding mechanosensitive ion channel family protein produces MWPLFLGTETPAPLMLPDSVQKAHFAETVHKIANLDLETVLQNLLSESVWILLKILLALAIYFVGRWILRRIVRLLDLALEHRRVDISLRSFMRNTVRVIFTLLLVLIVVSTLGVNVTSLIAVFSAATLAIGMALSGTAQNFAGGVMILLMKPYRVGDYISAQGQSGTVREIKLFSTVITTADNQTIYIPNNSIATAIIDNYSTSDTRRVDWTIGISYGDDVDTARAAILAILAADNRVLGDPAPVVWVAALADSSVNLSARAWVKNGDYWNVFFENNEKFYKQLPEKGINFPFPQMDVHVKNN; encoded by the coding sequence ATGTGGCCTCTTTTTTTAGGAACCGAGACGCCCGCGCCGCTGATGCTGCCCGACAGTGTGCAGAAAGCCCATTTCGCGGAGACCGTCCATAAAATTGCGAACCTCGATCTCGAGACCGTATTGCAGAACCTCCTCTCCGAGTCGGTCTGGATACTGCTGAAAATCCTCCTCGCGCTGGCGATCTATTTCGTCGGCCGCTGGATCCTGCGGCGCATCGTCAGGCTGCTCGACCTGGCGCTGGAACACCGCCGTGTCGATATTTCGCTGCGGTCGTTCATGCGCAACACCGTGCGCGTGATCTTCACGCTGCTGCTGGTGCTGATCGTCGTCTCGACGCTGGGCGTCAACGTCACGTCGCTCATCGCCGTCTTCTCCGCCGCCACGCTGGCCATCGGTATGGCCCTGAGCGGAACGGCCCAGAACTTCGCGGGCGGCGTGATGATCCTGCTCATGAAACCTTACCGTGTCGGCGACTACATCTCGGCACAGGGGCAGTCGGGCACCGTGCGCGAGATCAAGCTCTTCTCGACGGTCATCACTACGGCCGACAACCAGACAATTTACATTCCGAACAACTCGATCGCCACGGCCATCATCGACAATTATTCCACGTCCGATACCCGCCGTGTGGACTGGACGATCGGCATTTCGTACGGCGACGACGTGGATACGGCGCGTGCGGCGATCCTCGCCATCCTTGCCGCCGACAACCGCGTGCTGGGCGACCCTGCGCCCGTGGTGTGGGTCGCGGCCCTTGCCGACAGCTCGGTCAACCTCTCTGCGCGAGCCTGGGTGAAGAACGGCGATTACTGGAACGTGTTCTTCGAAAACAACGAAAAATTCTACAAACAACTGCCCGAAAAGGGGATCAACTTCCCCTTCCCGCAGATGGATGTGCATGTGAAAAACAATTAA
- a CDS encoding DUF5606 domain-containing protein — protein sequence MELKEILAISGQPGLYKYVAQSTHGVIVESLLDGRRMNASATSKVSSLTEISMFTEGDDIPLADVFTKIYAHTGGREAVSPKESPEKLKACFAEVLPDYDRDRVHVSDIKKCFAWYNILVKAGFTEFKLPAETE from the coding sequence ATGGAATTGAAAGAAATCCTGGCCATCTCGGGCCAGCCCGGACTTTATAAGTATGTAGCGCAGTCCACGCACGGTGTGATCGTCGAATCATTGCTCGACGGCAGGCGGATGAACGCTTCGGCGACGTCGAAAGTAAGTTCGCTGACCGAGATCTCGATGTTCACCGAGGGGGACGACATTCCCTTGGCCGATGTGTTCACCAAGATCTATGCCCATACGGGCGGCCGCGAGGCCGTCAGCCCCAAGGAGTCGCCCGAAAAACTGAAAGCCTGTTTCGCCGAGGTGCTTCCCGACTATGACCGCGACCGGGTACACGTTTCCGACATAAAGAAGTGCTTTGCGTGGTACAACATTCTCGTGAAAGCCGGGTTTACCGAATTCAAGCTTCCGGCCGAAACCGAATAA